The Caloramator mitchellensis nucleotide sequence CTGCACCTCATTGTAAATAATCTGAGCATCAAATTTTTCAACAAAATCATACAAATCCCCAGTCATAGGTGGAACTCCAACATATCCAAGCCTCAGCTTTTTAACTTTAGGCTCCCTACTTTCAATCTCCTTAACCTTTTCTTCTAAAACTTTTATGAACCTGTCAATGTCGCCATCAAAGTCGCTTAAAGACACCTGATACAGATGATTTTCAAACCCAGTAGCCTTAAACTGAACAGTTAACTCATCAATCCTCCTAGCTAAATGTCTGGTGACATTCACTTGATTTCTTGACTTCTTGAGTTGTTTGTCAAATGAATTATAACCATCAAAAAATTGCATGATAAATTCATCTATTGCTTTTTTAACTTCTTCATAAGTTCTCCTGCTAGGATAAGCAAATGGATAAATTTTAATCCCTCTTGATTTTAAAACCTCCATAAGAGATTTAGTATTCGAACAATCTCCCTCAATTACTCCAACTATCTCAGTAATTCCATTTTCAACCGCTGCTCCATATATTCCCTTAATCCATGCACAAAGACTTTTAGGAAAACCATCCCTTTCTGCTATATCAATATATCGTGCATAATCCTTTGATGTAATAAACAAATTGTTCAAGTCAACAACCTTATACCCTGCTGCGATAAGAACCTCAACTGGAACTGTAGTTGTTATTCCAATCCTTTTCATGTTTCACCTCCAACAAAAAAGGGGCAAACCTGCCCCTATGAATAAAAAAAGGGCATACTATGCCCCTGTGCTGTAAAGCCCAGCACCGGCCCATAGTTTTGTTTTTAGACAGGATGGTTACGAACTGTCCTATTAAGTTGGAACAAACTAATTTTATACTAATAAAGTAGTTAATGCAATAATTAATCAAAAATTTTATTTAAATCAATAAGTTTAATAGTATTATCTATTTTTGCTATATCTAATAATTCATCGTCAAAACCAGACTTCGAAAAGATATAATAATATTTATTAATAAAATTATTATCAACTTTAATTGATTTTTCTTTTAGCTTATTTAATTCCTTTAATCCGGCTTTTGAATTTTTCCACTTACATTCTCCAAACAAAGCGTTTCCTAAATTATCATATGCAACTATGTCTATTTCATCTTTTTTATCCCACCATCTGCCAATCTTTAAAAATCTAAATGGCAATTTGTTTTGCTTATTATTTTTCCTTAAATACTCCTTACAAACATCTTCAAAGGCAAAGGACACGTATTCATTTAAAAAAGGCTTTATAGCCAGTTCATACACACCGTCAATATCATATTCTTCAAGTTCTGAAATATTAGGAAACACAAACCTATAATAAAATTTAAAATAATTATCCTTTAATTTATACAAACCGTTTTGACTATTGGATGTTTTCTTTATACTCATGGTTATTGGATATTCTCGTTCAATTAGATTCAAGTCCATCAGGTTTTTTAAATAAACAAGTATTTTTGTTTTGTCAATGCCTGTCTTTGTATGAATGTCGTTCAACTTGGTGTTGCCCATAGCAATTGCTTGAATAATTGTATAATATGTTGCCGTTTCTCTCAGTTCCTGCTTCATCAAAAAATCAACTTCGCTATATAAAACACTGCCCTTTGTTAAGATGTTTTTCTTAATATTGAGTTCTATTGATAAACCATAATCAAACTGTTTAAGATAATGTGGTATTCCACCTAAAATCGAGTAAAGAATTATTCTCTCTTCAATCGTTTTATTCTCAAAAAACAAGCTTGCAGTATAAAAATCAAGTTCATCAAGCTTTAGAACTCCAGTTGTCCTACCAAACAAAGGGTTTTTTTCTGCTAATATTTCTTTTTCAATAAAGCTCATCGATGAACCGCACAATACAATCATCAAATTTTCATCTTTTAATGTCTCATCCCAGAGATTTTGCAATATCGAAGGTATAGACTTATTTGAGTTAACCATATAAGGAAATTCATCTATTATCACAAGTTTCTTGCCATCATAAGGTAAGTCTTTGAAAAATCTAAATGCATCCTCCCAATCTTTAAATGTGGATAAATATTGTGAAACTGAAGATTTCTCTAACAACTTCTTTGAAAACAGCTTCAACTGTTCGCTATCTACTGTTTCCCTACAAACGTAAAAAATATGAGGTTTATCCTTTGAAAAATGCCTCAGAAGCTCTGTTTTGCCTATTCTTCTTCTTCCGTATAGAACAATAAATTGCCCTGACTTTAAATTATATTTTTCATTTAAAAAGTTAAGCTCTTCATTTCTACCAACAAACATACAAATCACCATATAATCCAGAT carries:
- a CDS encoding ATP-binding protein — encoded protein: MFVGRNEELNFLNEKYNLKSGQFIVLYGRRRIGKTELLRHFSKDKPHIFYVCRETVDSEQLKLFSKKLLEKSSVSQYLSTFKDWEDAFRFFKDLPYDGKKLVIIDEFPYMVNSNKSIPSILQNLWDETLKDENLMIVLCGSSMSFIEKEILAEKNPLFGRTTGVLKLDELDFYTASLFFENKTIEERIILYSILGGIPHYLKQFDYGLSIELNIKKNILTKGSVLYSEVDFLMKQELRETATYYTIIQAIAMGNTKLNDIHTKTGIDKTKILVYLKNLMDLNLIEREYPITMSIKKTSNSQNGLYKLKDNYFKFYYRFVFPNISELEEYDIDGVYELAIKPFLNEYVSFAFEDVCKEYLRKNNKQNKLPFRFLKIGRWWDKKDEIDIVAYDNLGNALFGECKWKNSKAGLKELNKLKEKSIKVDNNFINKYYYIFSKSGFDDELLDIAKIDNTIKLIDLNKIFD
- a CDS encoding 2-hydroxyacyl-CoA dehydratase family protein, whose translation is MKRIGITTTVPVEVLIAAGYKVVDLNNLFITSKDYARYIDIAERDGFPKSLCAWIKGIYGAAVENGITEIVGVIEGDCSNTKSLMEVLKSRGIKIYPFAYPSRRTYEEVKKAIDEFIMQFFDGYNSFDKQLKKSRNQVNVTRHLARRIDELTVQFKATGFENHLYQVSLSDFDGDIDRFIKVLEEKVKEIESREPKVKKLRLGYVGVPPMTGDLYDFVEKFDAQIIYNEVQREFAFPRFDKAKDIYEQYYDYTYPYNLEFRLNEIKKQVKERRLDGIIHYTQAFCYRAIDDIVIKRELDIPVLNIEGDKLNSLDARTKIRIEAFLDMLNDLKGD